From one Sulfurimonas sp. HSL-3221 genomic stretch:
- a CDS encoding acylphosphatase — protein sequence MQSRLYAIRGRVQGVWYRATIQQLAQEAGVSGYIRNCSDGSVEAAVSCPNDDCFDQFERLLWEGSPLSVVDNVSYDIIEELFEGGFEQR from the coding sequence ATGCAGAGCAGACTATACGCGATCCGGGGCAGGGTGCAAGGCGTTTGGTACCGTGCGACCATCCAGCAGCTTGCCCAAGAGGCGGGAGTGAGCGGCTATATCCGTAATTGCAGCGACGGCAGTGTCGAAGCGGCCGTCAGCTGCCCGAACGATGACTGTTTCGACCAGTTCGAACGGCTGCTTTGGGAGGGATCGCCGCTCAGCGTGGTCGACAACGTCTCTTATGACATCATCGAAGAGCTGTTCGAAGGAGGATTCGAACAGCGCTAG
- a CDS encoding NAD(P)/FAD-dependent oxidoreductase → MSTIAIIGGGAAGLMAAITAAEQGAEVTVYEQNGEPGKKILASGNGRCNIINRATGIKDYEGEAPAFAATALETMNFAAFERFCKRIGLLLEVKEDGKCYPMSQEARTVQSALIRAAQHRGVRFENNVAVTRIEKEGKLFVLSVLEETRGYERLIIATGSPAAPQLGGNESGMTMAEHFGHRIVPPFPSLVGLHLESSRLEKMAGTKTTARVTLLVDNQPLREEEGDLLFTRYGVSGFAVLDLSHAASRALRDFEYVTLRVDLLPRFTAQSLAAQLEQMAKLIPDDTLADLLGGLLPRKLIRPLLQAQKLSAEQRCSELNTKTAKKIAYIIKQWPFTVSGTHGYQHAEVAGGGVATDEIDPKTMASRKAEGLYFAGEVIDITGHRGGFNFHFAWGSGYLAGLHAAKTSRS, encoded by the coding sequence ATGAGTACGATCGCAATTATCGGCGGCGGCGCCGCGGGACTTATGGCGGCCATTACGGCGGCGGAACAGGGTGCAGAGGTCACGGTTTACGAGCAGAACGGCGAACCCGGCAAAAAAATCCTCGCCTCGGGGAACGGCCGCTGCAACATCATCAACCGCGCGACCGGCATCAAAGATTATGAGGGGGAAGCCCCCGCCTTCGCGGCAACGGCACTGGAGACGATGAACTTCGCCGCGTTCGAACGTTTCTGCAAACGTATCGGGCTGCTGCTGGAGGTCAAAGAGGATGGCAAATGCTACCCCATGAGCCAGGAAGCCCGTACCGTACAGTCCGCACTGATCCGGGCGGCGCAGCACCGGGGTGTGCGGTTTGAAAACAATGTCGCCGTCACCCGCATCGAAAAAGAGGGTAAGCTATTTGTCCTGTCAGTTTTGGAGGAGACACGCGGATATGAACGCCTGATCATCGCGACAGGCTCCCCCGCCGCGCCGCAACTGGGCGGCAACGAAAGCGGCATGACCATGGCCGAGCATTTCGGCCACCGCATCGTTCCCCCCTTCCCCTCCCTGGTGGGGCTGCACCTGGAGTCTTCGAGGCTGGAGAAGATGGCCGGGACCAAGACGACGGCACGGGTGACGCTGCTCGTTGACAACCAGCCCCTCCGGGAGGAGGAAGGCGACCTGCTCTTTACCCGTTACGGCGTCTCAGGCTTCGCCGTCCTCGACCTCTCCCACGCCGCCTCCAGGGCCCTGCGCGATTTTGAATACGTCACGCTGAGAGTAGACCTGCTCCCCCGCTTTACCGCGCAGTCACTGGCGGCGCAGCTCGAACAGATGGCAAAGTTGATCCCCGACGACACCCTTGCCGACCTGCTGGGCGGGCTGCTGCCGCGCAAACTGATCCGCCCCCTGCTTCAGGCCCAAAAACTCTCTGCGGAGCAGCGCTGCAGTGAGCTCAACACCAAAACGGCCAAGAAGATCGCCTATATCATCAAACAGTGGCCGTTTACGGTCAGCGGCACCCACGGCTACCAGCATGCCGAAGTCGCCGGCGGCGGTGTCGCCACGGACGAGATCGACCCCAAGACAATGGCATCGCGCAAGGCGGAGGGGCTCTATTTTGCCGGGGAGGTCATCGACATTACCGGGCACCGCGGGGGGTTCAACTTCCACTTTGCCTGGGGAAGCGGCTACCTGGCAGGCCTGCATGCCGCCAAGACATCCCGCTCCTAG
- a CDS encoding YggS family pyridoxal phosphate-dependent enzyme yields the protein MTQTEYKIYIDKIVERIERARILVSEHHIVKVVAVSKYVDTEAVKSLYEIGQRAFGENKVQDMKLKMDVLDDLPLEWHFIGSLQKNKINQLIDLDPFLMQSLHSLELAQALDKRLEAKGKTMECLLQINSAKEETKSGVMPEEAGDVYAQIAESCPRIDLRGVMSIGAHTENNDHIKQSFETTRKIFDGLKGAEICSMGMSGDFELAIACGSTIVRLGSLLFPGR from the coding sequence ATGACACAGACAGAGTATAAAATTTACATCGACAAGATCGTCGAACGGATCGAACGGGCACGCATCCTCGTCAGCGAGCACCACATCGTCAAAGTGGTCGCCGTCAGCAAGTACGTCGATACCGAGGCGGTCAAATCCCTTTACGAGATCGGTCAGCGCGCCTTCGGCGAGAACAAGGTCCAGGACATGAAGTTGAAGATGGATGTGCTCGACGACCTTCCGCTCGAGTGGCACTTTATCGGGAGCCTTCAGAAGAACAAGATCAACCAGCTGATCGACCTGGACCCTTTCTTGATGCAGTCGCTCCACTCCCTCGAACTAGCCCAGGCCCTCGACAAGCGTCTGGAGGCCAAAGGCAAAACGATGGAGTGCCTCCTGCAGATCAACAGCGCCAAAGAGGAGACGAAGTCCGGCGTCATGCCCGAAGAAGCAGGCGACGTCTACGCGCAGATCGCGGAGAGCTGTCCGCGCATCGACCTGCGCGGTGTCATGAGCATCGGGGCCCATACCGAAAACAACGACCATATCAAACAGAGCTTTGAGACGACCCGCAAGATCTTTGACGGGCTCAAAGGGGCAGAGATCTGCTCCATGGGAATGAGCGGCGATTTCGAACTGGCGATCGCCTGCGGATCCACAATAGTTCGCCTCGGTTCCCTTCTTTTTCCCGGGCGCTGA
- the rseP gene encoding RIP metalloprotease RseP, whose translation MSWLVSLLVLSALIFFHELGHFAVARLLGVYVEVFSIGFGRKLASFRAFSTEWRIAAIPLGGYVRMKGQDDSDPTKTSPDPDSYNSKSPLQRIAILLAGPAANFVLAYVLYFLIALGGPQVLSPVIGSIVEASPAAEAGLKEGDRILAIDGKAVTTWDEMSDTVKQAEKTLYLQIERDGMVEEVAVTPKMTETQNMFRETVYRPMVGIGSAGETHALDLGLAGALGYAAAETWQASKLIFISLEKLITGAVPTSELGGVVTIVKITADASESGWMAVFFFAALISVNLGVLNLLPIPALDGGHIMFNLYEMVMRRAPSEAVLMKLTIAGWGILLGLMSLGLYNDINRLMQ comes from the coding sequence ATGAGCTGGTTAGTCTCCCTCCTCGTCCTCTCGGCGCTGATCTTCTTCCATGAGCTCGGGCACTTTGCCGTCGCCCGCCTTCTGGGGGTCTATGTCGAGGTCTTCAGTATCGGCTTCGGCCGCAAACTGGCCAGCTTCCGCGCCTTCAGTACCGAATGGCGCATCGCGGCGATCCCCCTGGGTGGCTATGTCCGCATGAAGGGCCAGGACGACAGCGACCCCACCAAAACGAGCCCCGACCCCGACAGCTACAACAGCAAATCGCCCCTGCAGCGCATCGCGATCCTGCTCGCCGGCCCGGCGGCCAACTTTGTGCTGGCCTACGTGCTTTATTTCCTGATCGCCCTCGGCGGACCTCAGGTCCTCTCCCCGGTCATCGGCAGCATCGTCGAAGCCTCCCCTGCAGCAGAAGCGGGCCTCAAAGAGGGAGACCGCATCCTCGCCATCGATGGCAAAGCCGTCACGACGTGGGATGAAATGTCCGACACCGTCAAGCAGGCCGAGAAGACGCTTTACCTGCAGATCGAACGCGACGGCATGGTCGAAGAGGTTGCCGTAACGCCGAAGATGACCGAAACGCAGAACATGTTCCGCGAGACCGTCTACCGCCCCATGGTCGGTATCGGTTCCGCCGGGGAGACCCATGCACTGGATCTGGGACTCGCCGGGGCGCTCGGCTACGCTGCGGCGGAGACCTGGCAGGCCTCCAAGCTGATCTTTATCAGCCTGGAGAAGCTCATTACCGGAGCCGTGCCGACCTCCGAGCTCGGCGGCGTCGTCACCATCGTCAAGATCACCGCCGACGCCAGCGAGAGCGGCTGGATGGCCGTCTTTTTCTTCGCGGCGCTTATCTCGGTCAACCTCGGCGTCCTGAACCTGCTGCCGATTCCCGCCCTCGACGGCGGCCATATCATGTTCAACCTCTACGAGATGGTGATGCGGCGCGCCCCGAGCGAGGCGGTACTGATGAAGCTCACCATCGCGGGCTGGGGGATTTTGCTCGGGCTGATGAGCCTCGGACTCTATAACGATATCAACAGGTTGATGCAATGA
- the pgsA gene encoding CDP-diacylglycerol--glycerol-3-phosphate 3-phosphatidyltransferase, whose product MFNLPNSLALSRIIIAPLMFWIILNPQFFTVQGIDISWNYYFAALLFVLASATDFFDGYIARELDQITMTGKILDPLADKMLILAAFLGLMMTDAASPWAIYIIIVRELFITGLRTVSITEGIDIAASWAGKVKTVAQMFAVGFLLMHWPGGEILLWIAVVLTVYSGAEYVVGFARTYARHHAA is encoded by the coding sequence TTGTTTAACCTGCCCAACTCTTTGGCACTGTCGCGCATCATCATCGCGCCGCTGATGTTCTGGATCATCCTGAACCCACAGTTCTTCACTGTGCAGGGGATCGACATCAGCTGGAACTACTACTTCGCCGCCCTGCTCTTCGTGCTCGCCAGCGCCACCGACTTCTTTGACGGTTACATCGCACGCGAACTCGACCAGATCACGATGACGGGCAAGATCCTCGACCCCCTGGCGGACAAGATGCTCATTCTCGCCGCCTTCCTTGGGCTGATGATGACCGATGCCGCCTCACCGTGGGCCATCTATATCATCATCGTACGCGAGCTCTTCATTACCGGGTTGCGGACCGTCTCCATTACGGAAGGGATCGACATCGCCGCCTCTTGGGCCGGCAAGGTCAAAACGGTTGCGCAGATGTTCGCCGTCGGATTCCTGTTGATGCACTGGCCCGGCGGGGAGATCCTGCTCTGGATCGCCGTCGTCCTCACCGTCTACTCCGGGGCCGAGTACGTCGTCGGCTTCGCCCGCACCTACGCAAGGCACCACGCGGCATGA
- a CDS encoding enoyl-ACP reductase produces MSEMKGKTLVITGATKGIGKAIAEKFAANGVDIAFTYNSNEAVANELAASWEAAYGIKARAYALNILEPDEFKPLFTKIDEDFDRIDFFVSNAMIYGRPVVGGYGKFMRLKPRGLNNIYTATVNAFVMGTQEAAKRMEKVGGGAVVTMSSTGNLVYIENYAGHGTNKAAVEAMSRYAAVELGEMNIRVNAVSGGPIDTDALKAFTNYEEVKAETVRRSAIGRMGQPEDIAGAVYFLCTEEASWITGQTIVVDGGTTFK; encoded by the coding sequence ATGTCAGAAATGAAGGGCAAAACACTGGTCATCACCGGAGCAACCAAGGGGATCGGCAAAGCGATCGCCGAAAAGTTCGCCGCCAACGGTGTCGATATCGCCTTTACGTATAACAGCAACGAGGCCGTCGCGAACGAGCTCGCGGCCTCCTGGGAAGCTGCCTACGGCATCAAAGCACGCGCCTACGCCCTGAACATCCTCGAACCCGACGAGTTCAAACCCCTCTTCACCAAGATCGACGAAGATTTCGACCGGATCGACTTCTTCGTCTCCAACGCGATGATCTACGGCCGCCCCGTCGTCGGCGGCTACGGCAAGTTCATGCGCCTCAAGCCCCGCGGCCTGAACAACATCTACACCGCGACGGTCAACGCCTTCGTCATGGGGACCCAGGAAGCGGCGAAGCGGATGGAAAAGGTCGGCGGCGGCGCCGTCGTCACAATGTCCAGTACCGGGAATCTCGTCTACATCGAGAACTATGCCGGCCACGGTACGAACAAAGCGGCCGTCGAAGCGATGAGCCGCTACGCTGCCGTGGAGCTGGGCGAGATGAATATCCGTGTCAACGCCGTCTCCGGCGGTCCGATTGACACCGACGCCCTCAAAGCCTTCACCAACTACGAAGAGGTCAAGGCCGAAACGGTCAGACGCTCCGCGATCGGCCGCATGGGACAGCCCGAAGATATCGCCGGCGCCGTCTACTTCCTCTGTACGGAAGAGGCGAGCTGGATCACCGGCCAAACGATCGTCGTCGACGGGGGTACCACTTTTAAATGA
- the dapA gene encoding 4-hydroxy-tetrahydrodipicolinate synthase, protein MSIITGSSTALITPFKNGKLDEQTYAALIQRQIDNGIDVVCPVGTTGESATLTADEDIRCMEIAVEVCKGTQTKVLAGAGSNATAEAITTAIRARDCGVDAIFSVAPYYNKPSQEGLYQHYKAIAEAVPELPFMLYNVPGRTMSDISADTVVRLFNDLPNIFGIKEATGSLERTVELLSRCPELKVFSGDDAIDYPILAAGGAGITSVTANLLPDMKSALVKSALEGDFATARALNEQLLPINKVLFCEANPIPIKAAMYIAGLIDTLEYRLPLVPPSAENMKRIEAVMKNYTIVGVN, encoded by the coding sequence ATGAGCATTATCACCGGTTCCTCCACCGCGCTGATCACCCCGTTCAAAAACGGCAAACTCGACGAACAGACCTACGCGGCGCTGATCCAGCGCCAGATCGACAACGGGATCGATGTGGTCTGCCCGGTCGGTACGACCGGCGAGAGCGCGACCCTGACGGCGGACGAAGATATCCGCTGCATGGAGATCGCCGTCGAAGTGTGCAAAGGCACACAGACCAAAGTCCTTGCCGGTGCCGGCAGCAACGCAACGGCCGAAGCCATCACCACGGCCATCCGTGCCCGCGACTGCGGCGTCGACGCGATCTTCTCCGTCGCGCCCTACTACAACAAACCCTCCCAGGAGGGGCTCTACCAGCACTACAAGGCGATCGCCGAAGCCGTGCCGGAACTGCCGTTCATGCTCTACAACGTCCCGGGACGCACGATGTCCGACATCTCCGCCGATACGGTTGTGCGCCTCTTCAACGACCTGCCGAACATCTTCGGCATCAAAGAGGCGACCGGAAGCCTGGAGCGCACCGTCGAGCTGCTTTCGCGCTGCCCGGAGCTCAAAGTCTTCAGCGGCGACGACGCCATCGACTACCCCATCCTTGCCGCCGGCGGCGCGGGGATCACTTCGGTCACGGCGAACCTGCTTCCCGATATGAAGAGCGCCCTGGTCAAAAGCGCACTCGAAGGCGACTTCGCCACGGCACGCGCGCTTAATGAGCAGCTGCTGCCGATCAACAAGGTCCTCTTCTGCGAGGCCAACCCCATCCCGATCAAGGCGGCCATGTATATTGCGGGCCTTATCGACACCCTCGAGTACCGCCTCCCCCTTGTCCCGCCGTCCGCGGAGAACATGAAGCGCATCGAAGCCGTCATGAAAAACTATACTATTGTAGGAGTCAACTAA
- a CDS encoding M16 family metallopeptidase, producing the protein MIRTVIALFFTLGTLMANSLPSYETQTLENGMQVVVIPMHNGTGVISTDVFYKVGSRNEVMGKSGIAHMLEHMNFKSSEHLKAGQFDEEVKSVGGVNNASTGFDYTHYFIKSSAGNAEKSISLFAELMANLSLKDEEFQPERDVVAEERRWRTDNNPLGYLYFRLFNNAYLYHPYHWTPIGFMNDIQTWTIDDIRNFHATYYQPQNAILIVTGDIEPETVFTLAKSHFGPVKNSRDIPKVLAKEPVQDGAKRVFIEKESEVEMIAIVYHIPDFRHPDQPALSAISEMLSSGKSSRLYSELVDKKRLVNQIYAYNMENIDPGVFIFMAACNPGVKAESVEAALHEQIEQIKAHPVSKAELEKVKINTRADFIFSLESASSVADLFGGYLARGDLKPLETYEENIAALTAEQIQKTAQTYFDDKHSTTIILRKAEQ; encoded by the coding sequence ATGATCAGAACGGTTATCGCACTATTTTTCACCTTAGGAACGCTTATGGCAAATTCGCTGCCGTCTTATGAAACGCAGACACTGGAGAACGGGATGCAGGTCGTCGTCATCCCGATGCACAACGGCACCGGCGTCATCTCGACCGATGTCTTTTACAAAGTGGGAAGCCGCAACGAAGTGATGGGCAAGAGCGGCATCGCGCACATGCTCGAACACATGAACTTCAAATCTTCCGAACACCTCAAAGCGGGCCAGTTCGATGAAGAGGTCAAGAGCGTCGGCGGCGTCAACAACGCCTCCACCGGGTTCGACTACACCCACTACTTCATCAAAAGCTCCGCGGGGAATGCGGAAAAATCCATCTCCCTCTTCGCGGAGCTGATGGCCAACCTCAGCCTCAAAGACGAGGAGTTCCAGCCCGAACGCGATGTCGTTGCCGAAGAGCGCCGCTGGCGCACCGACAACAACCCACTGGGCTACCTCTATTTCCGTCTGTTCAACAACGCCTATCTCTACCACCCCTACCACTGGACGCCGATCGGCTTCATGAACGACATCCAGACCTGGACCATCGACGATATCCGCAACTTCCATGCGACCTATTACCAGCCGCAGAACGCGATTTTGATCGTCACCGGCGATATTGAGCCCGAGACCGTCTTTACCCTTGCAAAAAGCCACTTCGGTCCCGTCAAGAACAGCCGCGATATCCCCAAAGTGTTGGCAAAAGAACCGGTCCAGGACGGCGCCAAACGCGTCTTCATCGAAAAAGAGAGCGAAGTGGAGATGATCGCGATCGTCTACCACATTCCCGACTTCCGCCACCCGGACCAGCCGGCCCTCTCGGCCATCTCCGAGATGCTGAGCTCCGGCAAAAGCAGCCGGCTCTACAGCGAGCTTGTCGACAAAAAACGCCTGGTCAACCAGATCTATGCCTATAACATGGAGAACATCGACCCGGGCGTCTTTATCTTCATGGCGGCCTGCAACCCGGGCGTCAAAGCCGAGAGCGTTGAAGCAGCGCTGCACGAGCAGATCGAACAGATCAAGGCCCACCCCGTCTCCAAGGCGGAACTTGAAAAGGTCAAGATCAACACCAGAGCCGACTTCATCTTCTCTCTGGAGAGCGCCAGCTCCGTCGCCGACCTCTTCGGCGGCTACCTCGCCCGCGGCGACCTGAAGCCGCTGGAGACCTACGAGGAGAACATCGCCGCACTCACGGCCGAGCAGATCCAGAAGACGGCGCAGACCTATTTTGACGACAAACACTCCACGACCATTATTTTGAGAAAGGCAGAGCAATGA
- a CDS encoding quinone-dependent dihydroorotate dehydrogenase: protein MIAYESLKPWLFKLQPETAHHVVATLLRTANACPSLFNRWQEKHFVADPILNQELFGRTFPNPVGLGAGFDKNATMIRGIQALGFGYTEIGTVTPQPQPGNPKPRMFRHVDEETIQNAMGFNNDGMYKVQQRLKARYPFTTPIGVNIGKNKTTEEQNAISDYTQLIRGLHDLGDYLVINISSPNTPGLRDLQNETFIAELFAEAKTITDKPILLKIAPDITPEQAVALTTLAVEKGADGIIATNTTIDYSLVAQPKSIGGLSGKVLKEKSFAIFEAVAKELFGKTVLISVGGIDSAEEAYRRIKAGASLVQVYSALIFKGPELIGDINRGLADLLKRDGYSSITEAIGADRR from the coding sequence ATGATCGCATACGAATCCCTCAAACCGTGGCTTTTCAAACTCCAGCCGGAGACGGCCCACCACGTCGTAGCGACCCTGCTGCGCACGGCCAACGCCTGTCCGTCGCTCTTCAACCGCTGGCAGGAAAAGCACTTCGTCGCCGACCCGATCCTGAACCAGGAGCTCTTCGGGCGTACCTTCCCCAACCCCGTCGGTCTGGGAGCGGGCTTTGATAAAAACGCAACGATGATCCGCGGCATCCAGGCCCTCGGTTTCGGCTACACCGAGATCGGCACCGTCACGCCCCAGCCGCAGCCGGGCAATCCGAAACCGCGGATGTTCCGCCACGTCGACGAAGAGACGATCCAGAACGCCATGGGCTTCAACAACGACGGGATGTACAAAGTGCAGCAGCGCCTGAAAGCGCGCTACCCCTTCACGACCCCCATCGGCGTCAACATCGGCAAGAACAAAACGACGGAGGAGCAGAACGCCATCAGCGACTACACGCAGCTTATCCGCGGCCTGCATGATCTGGGCGATTACCTCGTCATCAATATCTCGTCGCCGAACACCCCCGGCCTACGCGACCTGCAGAACGAGACGTTCATCGCCGAGCTCTTCGCCGAGGCGAAGACGATCACCGACAAACCGATCCTGCTCAAAATCGCCCCGGACATAACCCCCGAACAGGCGGTAGCGCTGACGACCCTGGCCGTCGAGAAGGGTGCCGACGGGATCATCGCGACCAATACGACCATCGACTACTCCCTCGTGGCCCAGCCCAAAAGCATCGGCGGCCTCTCGGGCAAAGTCTTAAAGGAGAAGAGTTTCGCCATTTTCGAAGCCGTGGCGAAGGAACTCTTCGGTAAAACGGTGCTCATTTCCGTCGGAGGGATCGACAGCGCCGAGGAAGCCTACCGCCGCATCAAAGCGGGGGCTTCCCTGGTGCAGGTCTATTCGGCGCTGATCTTCAAGGGGCCGGAGCTCATCGGTGACATCAACCGTGGGCTCGCCGACCTGCTGAAGCGCGACGGCTACAGCAGCATCACCGAGGCCATTGGAGCCGACAGACGATGA
- a CDS encoding magnesium transporter — translation MKPKIKKHVDRIHAIAGGHERFNPTDTAKSLVKLRGYDVGLFFSNLSKLTHQHLGEVLLELPADAFAAAAERLPPHRLARAAEAIESDEATDLIQDIRQADATLAEKILSLMAHEERREVLELSKFEEDQAGAYMEREFLAAHPDDTVADVKTLIRLFRQNEPAAPIIKLFVTDDEGLLLGTLHFTDLILFDDTTTIEEILQRGDRKAPLSIRPASPIADVVRLFEEYDLNIIAVVNSEGKLIGRIVYDDIYDMIRQIETDQAYGLAGVDDEAEESSVSRAAHQRLIWLLFNLVAILAASAVINLFDATIASYIALAALLPIIAALGGNAGMQALTVTIRKIALGEIEYDGVSAAVKREALIVLANGLSIAVVAALIVSLWFGDVRLGAIVAGALLLNLLVAGTAGTLIPLGLHRLGIDPAVASSIFLTTTTDVFGFFIFLFLAQTFLL, via the coding sequence ATGAAGCCGAAGATCAAAAAGCATGTCGACCGCATCCACGCCATTGCCGGGGGGCATGAACGGTTCAACCCCACCGATACCGCCAAAAGCCTCGTCAAACTGCGCGGCTACGATGTTGGGCTTTTCTTTTCAAATCTGAGCAAACTCACCCATCAGCACCTGGGCGAGGTGCTGCTCGAGCTCCCTGCCGACGCATTCGCCGCCGCCGCGGAACGCCTCCCCCCGCACCGGCTGGCCCGGGCCGCCGAGGCGATCGAAAGTGACGAGGCGACCGACCTCATTCAGGATATCCGGCAAGCCGATGCCACTCTGGCGGAGAAGATCCTCTCGCTGATGGCCCACGAGGAGCGGCGGGAGGTCCTGGAGCTCTCCAAATTCGAAGAGGACCAGGCCGGAGCCTATATGGAGCGCGAGTTCCTTGCCGCCCACCCCGATGACACGGTCGCCGACGTGAAGACCCTGATCCGACTTTTCCGCCAGAACGAACCCGCCGCGCCGATCATCAAACTCTTTGTCACCGATGACGAAGGGCTGCTGCTCGGCACGCTCCACTTCACCGACCTGATCCTTTTCGACGACACGACGACCATCGAAGAGATCCTGCAGCGCGGCGACCGCAAAGCCCCCCTCTCGATCCGTCCCGCCTCGCCGATTGCGGATGTCGTCCGCCTCTTCGAGGAGTATGACCTCAATATCATCGCCGTCGTCAACAGCGAAGGCAAACTGATCGGCCGGATCGTCTACGACGACATCTACGACATGATCCGCCAGATCGAAACGGACCAGGCCTACGGTCTGGCCGGGGTCGACGACGAAGCCGAGGAGAGCTCGGTCTCCCGCGCGGCGCACCAGCGGCTCATCTGGCTCCTTTTTAATCTCGTCGCCATCCTGGCGGCCTCCGCCGTCATCAACCTTTTTGACGCGACAATAGCCTCCTATATCGCCCTGGCGGCCCTGCTGCCCATCATCGCCGCCCTCGGTGGCAATGCCGGGATGCAGGCGCTCACCGTCACGATCCGCAAAATCGCCCTGGGGGAGATTGAATACGACGGCGTCTCCGCCGCGGTAAAACGCGAAGCGCTGATCGTGCTCGCCAACGGCCTCTCCATTGCCGTCGTCGCGGCCCTGATTGTCTCACTCTGGTTCGGCGATGTCCGCCTGGGGGCCATCGTCGCCGGCGCGCTGCTTTTGAACCTCCTCGTCGCCGGGACGGCCGGCACCCTCATCCCCCTGGGCCTGCACCGGCTGGGGATCGATCCGGCCGTCGCCTCCTCCATTTTCCTGACGACGACCACCGATGTTTTCGGCTTTTTCATCTTCTTGTTCCTGGCCCAAACCTTCCTTCTTTAA
- a CDS encoding PAS domain-containing protein, with the protein MSGSVKDRIDLDPKKYIVSKTDPKGIIEYGNDYFVEISGYKESELIGHPHNMIRHPDMPKVIFKMMWERIKNKHNILAVVKNRAKDGRHYWVITDFEPKTDKITNEIVNYTAYRKAAPDNVIKAIEPIYKKLVEIENESGVEGSEKYLRGFLEEKGKSYDEFINDLVGNKGLFKIFFATMKKLFG; encoded by the coding sequence ATGTCAGGTTCTGTTAAAGATCGTATTGATCTCGACCCGAAAAAATATATTGTGAGCAAGACGGATCCTAAAGGGATCATCGAGTACGGGAACGACTACTTCGTCGAAATCTCCGGTTACAAAGAGAGCGAGCTCATCGGCCATCCACACAATATGATTCGTCATCCGGATATGCCGAAAGTCATCTTCAAAATGATGTGGGAACGTATCAAAAACAAGCATAACATTTTGGCCGTTGTTAAAAACCGTGCCAAAGACGGACGCCACTACTGGGTTATCACCGACTTTGAGCCGAAAACGGACAAGATCACCAATGAGATCGTCAATTACACCGCCTATCGTAAAGCGGCACCTGACAATGTCATCAAAGCCATTGAGCCGATCTACAAAAAACTGGTCGAGATCGAGAACGAGAGCGGTGTCGAAGGTTCGGAAAAATACCTGCGCGGTTTCCTCGAAGAGAAAGGGAAAAGCTACGACGAATTCATCAACGACCTTGTCGGTAACAAAGGGCTCTTCAAAATCTTTTTTGCGACCATGAAAAAACTTTTCGGGTAA